The Colias croceus chromosome 18, ilColCroc2.1 genome has a window encoding:
- the LOC123699608 gene encoding RRP15-like protein, producing the protein MVVAESMSKSKVNISVDTDSSSGGEATDSEYEAELSDTKDESGDDEETTNEAVLIKNEGWADSLAKILGSNKPKNKKTLVLSRAKKHSEIIKKVKEEKPSFEVVGEKPEDIKTELKEEKVTSEEPVAKKRKHDKSSVRIKPNILEKDRERLLTKIATKGVVQLFNAVRNQQKSFEKELNNDVTETKKEKILKKFDKRTFLDTLMGQTKSVIVDENTKTFKDEVKAEDTPKWNALRDDFMMGAKMKDWDKESVDE; encoded by the exons ATGGTAGTGGCTGAAAGCATGTCAAAATCGAAAGTTAATATATCAG TGGACACGGATTCTTCCAGTGGTGGGGAAGCGACAGACTCGGAATATGAAGCCGAATTATCGGATACAAAGGATGAAAGTGGAGATGACGAAGAAACTACCAATGAAgccgttttaattaaaaatgaaggTTGGGCAGATTCTCTTGCTAAAATTCTAGGCTCAAATAAACCGAAGAACAAAAAGACACTAGTTTTATCGAGAGCCAAGAAGCATtcagaaattattaaaaaagtaaaggAGGAAAAACCATCATTTGAAGTTGTTGGAGAAAAGCCAGAGGATATTAAAACTGAACTTAAAGAAGAAAAAGTGACCAGTGAGGAACCTGTAGCTAAGAAAAGG aaacaTGACAAATCATCAGTAAGAATCAAACCAAATATATTAGAAAAAGATAGAGAAagattattaacaaaaattgcTACCAAAGGTGTTGTGCAATTATTCAATGCTGTTAGGAATCaacaaaaatcttttgaaaaaGAACTGAACAATGATGTAACAGAGACCAAAAAGGAAAAGATACTAAAGAAATTCGACAAGAGGACTTTCTTAGATACACTTATGGGTCAGACAAAATCTGTTATTGTagatgaaaatacaaaaacattcaAAGATGAAGTTAAAGCTGAGGACACACCAAAATGGAATGCATTAAG gGACGATTTTATGATGGGAGCAAAAATGAAAGATTGGGACAAAGAATCggtggatgaataa
- the LOC123699601 gene encoding RAB6A-GEF complex partner protein 2, whose amino-acid sequence MIELAARLTTGTVYLAGEALECCITFSHETQPEHRDSQSHSDILENLAWASAQIHCFFSTSKNTNEKTQSVEKTTALEVTSCDIGDVVFHTKPKILFCDLTIPLGETKTFWYRESLPIEAPPSYRGNLVKYSYKVTIATQKVGSHIRMARIPFRVLPISPIMNMQDLAALCGNETTDELQPTNPFSEERKVETPLTMALQVLQNLTARRSPNSYMITNTRGKIGRFCLFKSAYKLGEDIVGTFDFSVGSVTCMQVSVSLQPEEVMKKRTPTNNTTKDTSSRSMTVARYHEVTLGLTHSQLILPIPLHITPAFDTEEVSLSWRLHFEFVTTHEKLLPSPDDKDWNAPLNVPIETMVWNLPVKIYSTLPKQITQPVGNEAYKMFIK is encoded by the exons aTGATAGAATTAGCAGCGAGACTTACTACAGGAACAGTATACCTAGCTGGTGAAGCTCTTGAGTGTTGTATTACGTTTTCCCACGAAACCCAACCTGAACATCGTGATTCACAGAGCCATAg CGATATTTTAGAGAACTTAGCATGGGCATCTGCACAAATACACTGCTTTTTCTCAACATCCAAAAATACAAACGAAAAAACACAATCTGTTGAAAAAACTACAGCATTAGAAGTGACATCATGTGATATAGGAGATGTTGTATTTCACACCAAGCCAAAAATTCTGTTTTGTGACTTAACAATACCATTGGGAGAGACCAAAACAT TTTGGTATAGAGAATCTTTACCAATAGAAGCACCACCATCATACAGAGGGAATTTAGTGAAGTATTCATATAAAGTTACCATTGCTACACAGAAGGTTGGTTCACACATAAGGATGGCAAGAATACCATTCAGAGTGTTGCCAATTAGTCCAATAATGAATATGCAGGATTTAGCTGCACTCTGTGGCAATGAAACAACAGATGAATTACAACCCACTAATCCATTTTCTGAGGAAAGGAAAGTAGAGACCCCTTTGACCATGGCTTTGCAAGTTCTGCAG AATCTTACAGCAAGGAGAAGCCCCAATTCATACATGATAACCAACACAAGAGGTAAAATAGGgagattttgtttattcaagTCTGCTTACAAACTGGGTGAAGATATTGTTGGAACATTTGATTTTTCAGTAGGATCTGTTACATGTATGCAG gTATCAGTATCATTACAACCTGAAGAAGTTATGAAAAAGAGAACGCCCACAAATAATACCACCAAGGATACAAGTAGCAGATCAATGACTGTAGCGAGATATCATGAGGTCACATTGGGTCTCACTCATTCACAACTAATTCTGCCTATTCCTCTACATATCACACCAGCTTTTGACACTGAAGAAG TATCTTTAAGTTGGCGATTGCACTTTGAGTTTGTAACAACCCATGAAAAGTTGCTGCCTTCTCCAGATGACAAAGATTGGAATGCACCATTAAATGTGCCAATAGAGACAATGGTCTGGAATTTACCtgtgaaaatatattctacACTACCCAAACAGATTACCCAACCTGTTGGAAATGAAGCTTataaaatgttcataaaataa